Proteins encoded within one genomic window of Alteribacter populi:
- the acpP gene encoding acyl carrier protein, with amino-acid sequence MAATIDRIAKIVSERLGVDESEVKPEATFKEDLGADSLDVVELVMELEDEFDLEISDEDAEKIATVGDVINYIDNQQ; translated from the coding sequence ATGGCAGCTACAATTGATCGAATCGCCAAAATCGTTTCTGAGCGTCTAGGAGTAGACGAATCAGAAGTAAAGCCTGAGGCTACGTTTAAAGAAGACTTAGGTGCAGACTCCTTGGATGTTGTTGAACTCGTTATGGAACTTGAAGACGAATTCGACTTGGAAATTTCCGATGAAGATGCTGAAAAAATCGCTACTGTTGGTGATGTTATTAATTACATAGATAATCAACAATAG
- the fabG gene encoding 3-oxoacyl-[acyl-carrier-protein] reductase, giving the protein MLFEGQSALVTGASRGIGREIAIHLAKNGANVAINYAGNEQRALDVARECESYGVKAITVQANVADGKDVQDMVKVVLAEFGSLEILVNNAGITKDGLVMRMKEEDFDAVIDTNLKGVFNCSKAVTRQMMKQRYGRIINISSVVGVLGNAGQANYVASKAGVIGLTKSLARELANRNINVNAVAPGFIETDMTDALSAEMKETMLQQIPLGKLGSASQVAGVVNFLASDAASYMTGQTLHVDGGMVM; this is encoded by the coding sequence ATGTTATTTGAAGGACAATCCGCACTCGTAACGGGGGCGTCACGTGGCATCGGTAGGGAAATTGCTATCCATTTAGCTAAAAACGGAGCGAACGTAGCGATCAACTACGCTGGAAATGAACAGCGAGCTCTTGATGTCGCAAGAGAATGTGAATCTTATGGTGTTAAAGCCATCACTGTTCAGGCAAATGTTGCAGATGGAAAAGATGTCCAGGATATGGTGAAAGTCGTATTAGCTGAATTCGGTTCCTTGGAAATCCTCGTGAATAACGCAGGTATTACAAAGGACGGGCTTGTTATGAGAATGAAAGAGGAAGATTTTGATGCTGTCATTGACACGAACTTAAAAGGAGTGTTCAATTGCTCTAAAGCGGTTACTCGTCAAATGATGAAGCAGCGTTATGGCAGAATAATTAATATTTCCTCTGTCGTTGGTGTGCTCGGGAATGCCGGTCAAGCAAATTATGTAGCAAGCAAAGCTGGGGTTATTGGATTAACAAAATCACTGGCACGTGAGCTGGCAAACCGTAACATTAACGTAAACGCTGTAGCTCCAGGATTTATTGAAACCGATATGACAGATGCTCTATCGGCGGAAATGAAAGAAACGATGCTGCAACAGATCCCATTAGGTAAATTAGGTTCTGCTTCTCAAGTCGCTGGAGTGGTAAACTTTCTAGCAAGTGATGCTGCTTCCTATATGACTGGTCAGACACTTCATGTCGATGGTGGCATGGTAATGTAA
- the fabD gene encoding ACP S-malonyltransferase yields the protein MSKVALLFPGQGSQQIGMGKQLADKYPEAMDVFKQADEALNFSLANLIFEGTEEELKRTENTQPALLTASTAIWQVLKAQGVEAHFAAGHSLGEYSALVAAEALRFKEACVAVRKRGQLMEEAVPQGQGTMAAVLGIQREELDRLTKDISHSTGVVEPANYNCPGQIVISGSAEGVKAASEQLKEAGAKRVLPLNVSGPFHSSLMKPAAEKMQETLHNLSVREPNMNVVANVTAKPVYDKADIQTLLYEQIYSPVLWEDTIKTLVEKGVDTFIEVGPGKVLSGLVKKVHRRAKVLPVFDEETLDQALVKLKEDN from the coding sequence ATGAGTAAAGTTGCTCTTCTATTTCCAGGACAAGGTTCCCAGCAAATCGGAATGGGAAAACAGTTGGCTGATAAATATCCAGAAGCAATGGATGTATTTAAACAAGCAGATGAGGCTTTGAATTTTTCATTAGCGAATCTCATATTTGAAGGAACAGAAGAAGAATTAAAACGGACCGAAAATACACAGCCTGCTCTATTAACAGCAAGCACCGCCATTTGGCAAGTGTTAAAAGCACAAGGAGTGGAAGCACACTTTGCAGCTGGACACAGTCTTGGAGAATATTCGGCATTAGTAGCAGCTGAAGCACTACGTTTTAAGGAAGCTTGCGTCGCAGTTAGAAAGCGCGGACAATTGATGGAAGAAGCGGTACCACAAGGGCAAGGGACAATGGCTGCTGTCCTCGGGATTCAAAGAGAGGAGCTGGATCGTTTAACAAAAGACATTTCCCATTCAACAGGTGTCGTGGAACCGGCAAACTATAACTGCCCAGGTCAAATTGTTATTTCAGGCTCTGCAGAAGGTGTGAAGGCTGCATCCGAACAGTTAAAGGAAGCAGGTGCTAAACGTGTGCTGCCACTAAACGTCAGTGGACCGTTTCATTCGAGCTTAATGAAACCTGCAGCAGAAAAAATGCAGGAAACGCTACATAACTTATCTGTTAGAGAACCGAACATGAATGTCGTTGCGAATGTAACAGCAAAACCTGTTTATGATAAAGCAGACATTCAAACACTTCTTTATGAGCAAATTTACTCTCCGGTTCTATGGGAAGACACGATTAAAACGCTCGTAGAAAAAGGTGTTGATACATTCATCGAAGTAGGTCCGGGGAAAGTCTTGAGTGGACTCGTAAAAAAAGTTCATCGTCGTGCGAAGGTACTCCCGGTTTTTGATGAAGAGACATTAGATCAAGCGTTGGTGAAATTAAAGGAGGATAACTAA
- the plsX gene encoding phosphate acyltransferase PlsX, whose product MKLAIDAMGGDHAPQAVVEGAEKALTQYQDLEIVLFGNEDQIKQYSKGMNRLTVIHTDEVISSDDSPVRAVRRKKNSSMVRAVQEVKNGNADACISAGNTGAYMTAGLLVVGRIKGIERPALSPMLPTLGGEGFLLLDVGANMDAKPTHLVQYAVMGSIYMQKVRNISTPRVGLLNVGTEAGKGNDLTKQVYQQLQDQDLPVDFVGNVEARDLLNGAADVVVCDGFSGNLVLKSIEGTALSMFSLLKDELTSSFKNKLAAGVLKPSFKQIKQKLDYAEYGGAGLFGLRSPVIKAHGSSDSQGIFSAIRQAKTMHEEKVVDLITSEIK is encoded by the coding sequence ATGAAACTTGCCATTGATGCGATGGGTGGAGATCATGCACCTCAAGCAGTCGTGGAAGGTGCTGAGAAAGCCTTAACCCAATATCAAGATTTAGAAATTGTATTGTTTGGTAATGAGGACCAAATCAAGCAATATTCAAAAGGAATGAATCGTCTAACGGTTATACATACAGACGAAGTTATTTCAAGTGACGACTCTCCCGTCCGTGCAGTTAGAAGAAAGAAAAACTCTTCGATGGTAAGAGCAGTTCAAGAAGTGAAGAATGGAAATGCGGATGCTTGTATTTCTGCAGGGAATACAGGGGCTTACATGACAGCTGGCTTGTTAGTGGTCGGGCGGATTAAAGGGATTGAACGCCCGGCTTTGTCTCCGATGCTTCCAACCTTGGGAGGAGAGGGCTTCTTATTATTAGATGTCGGAGCAAACATGGATGCTAAACCCACTCACCTTGTACAATATGCGGTAATGGGGAGCATTTATATGCAAAAAGTCCGCAACATTTCTACTCCTCGCGTCGGGCTTTTAAACGTGGGAACGGAAGCTGGGAAAGGAAATGATTTGACGAAGCAAGTTTACCAGCAGCTCCAAGATCAAGATCTTCCCGTTGATTTTGTTGGAAATGTAGAAGCAAGAGACCTTTTAAATGGCGCTGCTGATGTTGTCGTTTGTGATGGTTTTTCAGGGAATCTCGTTTTAAAATCGATCGAAGGAACCGCACTTTCGATGTTTTCTTTGTTAAAAGACGAACTCACCTCTTCATTTAAAAATAAGCTGGCAGCCGGAGTACTTAAACCATCCTTTAAACAAATAAAGCAAAAGCTGGATTACGCTGAATATGGTGGGGCTGGCTTGTTTGGTCTTCGTTCTCCTGTTATTAAAGCACATGGATCTTCAGATTCTCAGGGGATTTTCAGTGCTATTCGCCAGGCAAAAACGATGCACGAAGAAAAAGTTGTTGATCTTATTACGTCAGAAATCAAATAG
- the fapR gene encoding transcription factor FapR, translating into MKLSKKQRQPQLKEKIDDNPFITDEALAGFFQVSVQTIRLDRLEMNIPEVRERIKHVAKKQYDTVKALQLEEVIGEMVDLELDKHAISILDIAEEHVFSRTGIARGHHLFAQANSLAVAIIDDELALTAKANVSFKRQVKIGERVIAKASVSDIQNDRTYVKVNSYVEQELVFTGEFAMFRQDHVEKEG; encoded by the coding sequence GTGAAGCTATCAAAAAAACAACGTCAGCCTCAGCTTAAAGAAAAAATCGACGACAATCCGTTTATTACGGATGAAGCGCTCGCCGGTTTTTTCCAAGTGAGCGTTCAAACGATACGGCTTGATCGATTAGAGATGAACATTCCTGAAGTGCGAGAACGCATTAAGCACGTGGCCAAGAAGCAATATGATACGGTAAAAGCACTGCAGCTTGAAGAAGTCATTGGCGAAATGGTCGACTTGGAATTAGACAAGCATGCCATCTCGATACTCGATATTGCTGAAGAGCATGTTTTTTCAAGGACCGGTATTGCCAGAGGTCATCATTTGTTTGCCCAGGCGAACTCATTAGCGGTCGCGATCATTGACGATGAACTGGCATTAACGGCAAAAGCAAATGTCTCTTTTAAACGGCAGGTGAAAATAGGAGAAAGAGTCATTGCGAAAGCCTCGGTGTCTGACATACAAAATGACCGCACCTATGTCAAAGTCAACAGCTATGTGGAGCAAGAGCTTGTATTCACAGGTGAATTTGCAATGTTCAGGCAAGACCATGTAGAGAAAGAAGGTTGA
- the recG gene encoding ATP-dependent DNA helicase RecG, producing the protein MSQTLELPVSHVKGIGEHTQEMLSTLHIFTVRDLLEYYPFRHEDYAVRRLGEVNHEERVTVRGQVQSEPSVRFYGKKKSRLTVRVLVDGLLIQAVFFNQPYLKKQLSLGQEIVINGKWDQHRASISPAMMKPKKQTNEQGLEPVYSVKGDLKIATLRKFIHEAMGTYGNELEEILPEQLIQSYRLMPRKEAIHQLHFPNSPNDLKQAKRRMIYEELLLFQLKMQTYRKQERDQQKGETKKIPVHEVEAFIESLPFPLTGAQRRVKDEILVDITSNYRMNRLLQGDVGSGKTVIAAVALFAVVKAGFQGALMVPTEILAEQHLESLIDLLAPYNVNVRLLSGGAKIKERREILAQLEAGDIDILVGTHALIQEGVDFQNLGLVITDEQHRFGVEQRRILRKKGLHPDVLFMTATPIPRTLAISAFGDMDVSVIDEMPKGRKPIETYWAKPAMFERVLTFMQKELKQGRQAYVICPLIEESDKLDVQNAIDVHAQLSQGLPDVNVGLMHGRLTPDEKEEVMGQFADNDIQALVSTTVVEVGVNVPNATVMIIYDAERFGLSQLHQLRGRVGRGSEQSYCILLADPKSDTGKERMKIMTETNDGFELSERDLELRGPGDFFGRKQSGLPEFKVADLVQDYRVLEIARQDAAKLVQSEAFWKSQDYFHLRGWLEKQGILSLGRLD; encoded by the coding sequence GTGAGCCAAACGTTAGAACTTCCAGTTTCTCACGTGAAAGGAATCGGAGAGCATACACAAGAGATGCTCTCTACTCTACATATTTTTACTGTTCGTGACTTGCTTGAATATTACCCGTTCCGTCACGAGGATTACGCGGTACGACGGTTAGGAGAAGTGAATCATGAAGAAAGAGTAACCGTTCGGGGGCAAGTACAAAGTGAGCCATCCGTTCGGTTTTATGGAAAAAAGAAATCACGGCTAACCGTTCGCGTACTCGTGGACGGTCTTCTTATTCAAGCGGTTTTTTTCAATCAGCCTTATTTAAAAAAGCAGCTTTCACTAGGACAAGAAATTGTTATTAACGGAAAGTGGGATCAGCATCGAGCGAGTATATCTCCGGCAATGATGAAGCCGAAAAAACAGACGAATGAACAAGGATTAGAACCCGTTTACTCTGTGAAAGGTGATTTGAAAATAGCAACATTGCGGAAATTTATTCATGAAGCGATGGGTACATATGGAAATGAACTTGAAGAGATCTTACCTGAACAACTCATACAATCCTATAGATTAATGCCGCGAAAAGAAGCGATACATCAGCTCCACTTTCCTAACTCGCCAAATGATTTAAAACAAGCAAAAAGGCGAATGATCTACGAAGAGCTTCTATTGTTTCAACTAAAAATGCAGACGTATCGTAAACAGGAGAGAGACCAGCAAAAAGGAGAAACGAAAAAAATCCCAGTGCATGAAGTGGAAGCATTCATTGAGTCCCTCCCATTTCCGTTAACAGGAGCTCAAAGACGAGTAAAAGACGAAATTTTAGTAGATATTACGTCTAATTACCGTATGAATCGCTTACTGCAAGGAGATGTTGGTTCGGGGAAAACGGTGATCGCAGCTGTCGCATTATTTGCTGTTGTTAAAGCCGGGTTTCAGGGGGCACTTATGGTTCCTACTGAAATTTTAGCAGAACAGCATCTAGAGTCACTGATTGACTTGCTCGCTCCATATAACGTAAATGTTCGTCTACTTTCAGGCGGTGCAAAGATTAAAGAGCGCAGGGAAATATTAGCCCAACTCGAAGCTGGAGACATTGATATTCTTGTCGGGACGCACGCCCTTATTCAAGAAGGTGTAGATTTTCAAAATTTGGGCCTCGTCATTACCGATGAACAGCACCGATTCGGAGTCGAGCAAAGAAGAATTTTACGGAAAAAAGGACTGCACCCAGACGTTTTATTTATGACAGCCACGCCAATTCCAAGGACGCTCGCCATATCTGCATTTGGCGATATGGACGTTTCGGTGATTGACGAGATGCCAAAAGGACGAAAGCCTATTGAAACGTACTGGGCAAAACCTGCGATGTTCGAACGAGTGCTTACATTTATGCAAAAAGAGCTCAAACAAGGAAGGCAGGCTTATGTTATTTGTCCACTCATTGAAGAATCCGACAAGCTGGATGTTCAAAATGCGATTGATGTCCATGCTCAGCTTAGTCAAGGCCTTCCTGATGTAAATGTCGGTCTAATGCATGGCAGGCTTACTCCAGATGAAAAAGAAGAAGTAATGGGTCAATTTGCAGATAATGACATTCAAGCTCTTGTGTCTACAACTGTTGTTGAAGTAGGGGTTAACGTTCCGAACGCTACGGTTATGATTATTTATGACGCCGAGCGTTTCGGGCTATCCCAACTCCACCAATTACGTGGACGCGTCGGACGAGGCAGTGAGCAATCCTATTGCATCTTACTAGCCGACCCTAAATCAGACACGGGAAAAGAGCGGATGAAAATTATGACCGAGACGAATGACGGCTTTGAACTGTCAGAACGAGACTTGGAACTAAGGGGGCCAGGAGACTTTTTTGGGCGCAAACAAAGCGGTTTACCTGAATTTAAAGTCGCAGACCTCGTTCAAGATTACCGTGTTTTAGAAATTGCCAGACAAGACGCAGCTAAGCTCGTTCAATCAGAAGCTTTTTGGAAGTCTCAGGATTATTTTCATTTGCGGGGATGGCTTGAAAAACAGGGCATTCTAAGCCTGGGACGACTTGATTAA
- the sdaAA gene encoding L-serine ammonia-lyase, iron-sulfur-dependent, subunit alpha, which translates to MFRNVEELIKITEERNIPISEVMIEQEMEIHNRTRDEIIEQMDRNLTVMEQAVKRGIEEEVESVSGLTGGDGKKLHEYMQKNDTLSGTLLLDGVSKAMATNEVNAAMGTICATPTAGSAGVVPGVLFSVNEKLNPTREDMVRFLFTSGAFGYVVANNASISGAAGGCQAEVGSATGMAAAAVVEMAGGTPKQSAQAMAIALKNMLGLVCDPVAGLVEVPCVKRNAFGASNAIVAADLSMAGIESRIPTDEVIDAMYRIGETMPSALRETAEGGLAATPTGRRLQQEIFGKSSRS; encoded by the coding sequence ATGTTTCGTAACGTAGAAGAGCTAATTAAAATCACAGAAGAAAGAAACATCCCCATTTCAGAAGTGATGATTGAGCAAGAAATGGAGATCCATAACCGTACACGCGATGAAATCATCGAGCAAATGGATCGCAACTTAACGGTGATGGAACAGGCGGTAAAACGAGGAATAGAAGAAGAAGTAGAGTCCGTTTCCGGTTTAACAGGTGGAGACGGAAAAAAATTACATGAATATATGCAAAAAAATGATACCCTTTCAGGCACGTTACTACTTGATGGCGTTAGTAAAGCGATGGCGACAAATGAAGTCAATGCTGCTATGGGAACGATTTGTGCAACACCAACGGCAGGATCCGCTGGCGTCGTTCCAGGTGTGTTATTTTCGGTAAACGAGAAGCTCAACCCCACGCGCGAAGACATGGTTCGCTTTTTATTTACGAGTGGAGCATTTGGCTATGTCGTCGCCAATAACGCATCGATATCAGGAGCAGCAGGCGGGTGCCAAGCTGAAGTAGGTTCGGCTACCGGAATGGCAGCTGCTGCCGTTGTCGAAATGGCAGGCGGTACCCCAAAGCAATCAGCACAAGCAATGGCAATTGCCTTAAAGAACATGCTTGGTCTTGTATGCGATCCTGTTGCAGGACTCGTTGAAGTGCCATGTGTAAAACGTAATGCCTTCGGTGCTTCCAATGCCATTGTCGCGGCTGATTTATCAATGGCTGGCATAGAAAGCCGCATCCCTACTGATGAAGTGATTGATGCTATGTATCGTATTGGCGAAACCATGCCGTCAGCCTTAAGAGAAACAGCAGAAGGGGGGCTAGCGGCGACACCGACCGGTCGACGTTTGCAGCAGGAAATATTCGGTAAATCGTCGCGTTCATAG
- the sdaAB gene encoding L-serine ammonia-lyase, iron-sulfur-dependent subunit beta, which produces MKFRSVFDIIGPVMVGPSSSHTAGAARIGLVARQLFQQEPEWANIHLYGSFAKTYQGHGTDVALVGGLLGFDTFDERIPESIKMAEGKNIKIQFIEEDDDLDHPNTVKIKLGKGNETMDLVGVSIGGGKVEVKELNGFKLRLSGNHPAILVVHNDRYGAIASVSAVLAQHEINIGHMEVSRKDKGEEALMVIEVDQNVNEELLSEIGALSSIDKVTKIHD; this is translated from the coding sequence ATGAAGTTTCGCAGTGTCTTTGATATTATCGGTCCCGTTATGGTAGGACCTTCTAGTTCACATACTGCAGGTGCAGCGCGGATTGGTCTCGTTGCTCGGCAATTATTTCAACAAGAACCAGAATGGGCAAATATTCATTTGTATGGTTCTTTTGCAAAAACCTATCAAGGCCACGGTACAGACGTTGCTCTTGTAGGTGGGCTATTAGGATTTGATACGTTTGACGAACGAATTCCTGAATCAATTAAGATGGCAGAAGGGAAAAATATAAAGATTCAGTTTATCGAAGAAGATGATGACCTGGATCACCCGAATACCGTTAAAATAAAACTCGGTAAAGGAAACGAAACGATGGATTTAGTTGGCGTTTCCATAGGAGGCGGGAAAGTAGAAGTAAAAGAATTAAACGGCTTTAAGCTCCGGCTGAGCGGGAATCACCCTGCCATACTTGTCGTTCATAATGACCGGTACGGAGCGATTGCATCAGTATCAGCTGTTCTTGCTCAGCATGAGATCAATATCGGTCACATGGAAGTTTCCCGTAAAGACAAAGGCGAAGAGGCATTAATGGTCATTGAAGTCGATCAAAATGTAAACGAGGAATTGTTATCGGAAATCGGTGCCTTATCATCGATTGATAAAGTAACGAAAATCCACGACTAA
- a CDS encoding DegV family protein produces the protein MGNVKIVTDSTADIPAALVEELGITVVPLKVHFGEEMYEDGVDLTPKEFYHKLHESDLMPSTSQPTPHQFEEQYRHLAESEGDSPILSIHLSSKLSGTYQSANIAAQELEGEVDVTVVDSKRASYAIGIIVTEVARFAKEGADKEACLKRLDKLLTDTTVFFMVDTLEYLERNGRIGKASAVLGSLLKIKPILSLNSDGEVYPFEKARGQKKAVARILKEFEGRYGSDSVHLGISHAEAQGEAEAFLNQAKDRLNVTSSVTTSIGPVIGAHVGPGTISVTITRS, from the coding sequence GTGGGGAACGTTAAAATAGTAACAGATTCAACAGCTGATATTCCGGCAGCATTAGTTGAGGAGCTTGGCATTACGGTTGTGCCACTTAAAGTTCATTTCGGTGAGGAAATGTACGAAGATGGAGTTGACTTAACACCAAAGGAATTCTATCACAAGCTACACGAGTCAGACTTGATGCCGAGCACCTCACAGCCAACCCCGCACCAGTTTGAGGAGCAGTATCGACATTTAGCGGAGTCTGAGGGAGATTCGCCGATTCTTTCAATTCACCTCTCATCTAAATTAAGCGGGACGTACCAATCAGCAAATATCGCGGCTCAAGAGCTTGAAGGGGAAGTAGATGTTACTGTCGTCGATTCAAAGCGAGCTTCTTATGCGATTGGTATTATTGTTACAGAGGTTGCCCGGTTTGCCAAAGAAGGGGCAGATAAAGAAGCTTGCCTGAAACGATTAGATAAATTGTTAACTGACACAACGGTCTTTTTTATGGTTGATACTCTTGAGTATCTAGAAAGAAATGGACGTATTGGTAAAGCCTCAGCGGTTCTCGGTTCTTTACTAAAAATTAAACCGATCTTATCCTTAAATTCTGATGGCGAAGTATATCCCTTTGAAAAAGCAAGAGGACAGAAAAAAGCTGTGGCACGTATTCTAAAGGAATTCGAAGGAAGGTACGGTTCAGATTCTGTTCATCTAGGAATTTCGCACGCAGAGGCGCAAGGGGAAGCAGAAGCCTTTTTAAATCAAGCGAAAGATCGTTTAAACGTAACTTCTTCTGTCACTACCTCTATTGGTCCTGTAATTGGCGCTCACGTAGGTCCGGGGACGATTTCAGTAACGATTACTCGATCTTAA
- a CDS encoding DAK2 domain-containing protein — translation MTIKKIEGEKFAHMLIEGANNLSDNSIAIDALNVFPVPDGDTGTNMNLTITSGVKEIKHNATEHVGQVAGSFAKGLLMGARGNSGVILSQLFRGFSKSVEGKKAITAADLSAAFEFGVDMAYKAVMKPVEGTILTVAKDAARKSVEVAKDNDDIILLMQEVLTEAKASLKRTPDLLPVLKEVGVVDSGGQGLVTIYEGFLAVLKGEKVASSIQQTPSMDELVKVEHHSAQSHMATEDIEFGYCTEVMIKFEDEKTKENPYAEDDFRSKLSEYGDSLLVVSDEDLLKIHIHAEYPGHVISEAQKYGALSHVKIENMREQHTTLLENDMKEQLDESVHNVPVKEGKKEYAIITVAMGDGIAALFEGLGATGIIQGGQTMNPSTEDFVKAIGEANAEKVILLPNNSNIVMAAEQANSVVEEEVVVVPSKSVPQGLAALLAFNPMAGLDENKEGMVEAIGEVKTGEVTYAVRDTSLNGVAIKKGDFMGIEGKEIVSTGPSVQGVAKELLDKMTDRDSEIVTIIRGEDRNESETDELVEYLENNFGDVEVEVHDGKQPLYSYIISVE, via the coding sequence GTGACTATCAAGAAGATCGAAGGTGAAAAGTTTGCTCATATGCTCATTGAAGGAGCAAACAATTTATCGGATAACTCTATAGCGATTGACGCCTTGAACGTCTTTCCTGTTCCTGATGGAGACACAGGAACAAATATGAACCTTACCATTACTTCAGGTGTAAAAGAGATAAAACATAATGCAACAGAGCATGTCGGTCAAGTAGCTGGATCTTTTGCAAAAGGATTATTAATGGGAGCAAGAGGGAACTCCGGAGTGATTTTATCTCAATTATTCCGTGGGTTCTCCAAGTCAGTTGAAGGAAAAAAAGCGATCACTGCAGCTGATTTGAGTGCAGCTTTCGAATTTGGTGTTGACATGGCGTATAAGGCTGTCATGAAACCAGTTGAAGGTACGATCCTGACGGTGGCAAAGGACGCTGCCCGTAAAAGTGTAGAAGTTGCAAAAGACAATGATGATATCATTTTGTTAATGCAAGAAGTTTTGACTGAAGCAAAAGCTTCGTTAAAACGTACACCAGATTTACTGCCTGTCTTAAAGGAAGTGGGTGTAGTAGACTCTGGGGGGCAAGGTCTTGTTACGATTTATGAAGGGTTCCTAGCTGTCTTAAAAGGTGAAAAGGTTGCAAGTTCCATTCAGCAAACGCCTTCAATGGACGAGCTCGTAAAGGTCGAACATCATTCAGCTCAAAGCCATATGGCAACAGAAGATATCGAATTCGGTTATTGTACTGAAGTTATGATTAAATTTGAAGATGAAAAAACAAAAGAAAATCCATATGCTGAAGACGATTTCCGCAGCAAGTTAAGCGAGTATGGTGATTCATTACTCGTCGTTTCTGATGAAGATTTGTTAAAAATTCACATCCATGCAGAATACCCAGGCCATGTCATTTCTGAGGCACAAAAATACGGCGCATTATCGCATGTGAAAATTGAAAATATGCGAGAACAGCATACAACCCTGCTTGAAAATGACATGAAAGAACAGCTTGATGAGTCTGTACATAATGTTCCTGTCAAAGAAGGAAAGAAAGAATATGCGATTATTACTGTAGCGATGGGTGATGGGATTGCTGCTTTATTCGAAGGACTTGGTGCGACTGGCATTATTCAAGGCGGACAAACAATGAACCCTTCTACTGAAGATTTCGTAAAAGCGATTGGCGAAGCGAATGCGGAAAAAGTGATCTTATTGCCAAACAACTCAAATATTGTCATGGCAGCTGAGCAAGCAAACTCAGTTGTAGAAGAAGAAGTCGTTGTTGTTCCATCTAAATCTGTTCCCCAAGGTCTTGCTGCATTACTTGCTTTTAACCCTATGGCTGGCCTTGATGAAAACAAAGAAGGTATGGTTGAAGCCATTGGAGAAGTGAAAACAGGAGAAGTCACATATGCTGTACGTGATACGAGCTTAAATGGTGTCGCTATTAAAAAAGGTGACTTCATGGGAATTGAAGGCAAGGAAATTGTGTCGACCGGGCCTTCTGTTCAAGGTGTTGCAAAAGAACTTCTTGATAAAATGACAGACCGTGATTCAGAAATTGTTACGATTATTCGCGGGGAAGATCGCAATGAATCAGAAACAGATGAACTTGTAGAGTATTTGGAAAACAACTTTGGTGATGTTGAAGTAGAGGTTCACGACGGAAAACAGCCATTGTATTCCTATATTATTTCCGTTGAATAA
- a CDS encoding Asp23/Gls24 family envelope stress response protein, protein MTIEMKTNYGKIDVSREVVSVIAGGAAIDCYGIVGMASQKQLKDGITDLLGKENLSRGVVIREEENDEIHIDMYIIVSYGTKISEVAHNVQSKVKYQLEQMLGLIIDSVNIFVQGVRVTNP, encoded by the coding sequence ATGACTATTGAAATGAAAACGAACTATGGAAAAATTGACGTATCGAGAGAAGTTGTTTCCGTGATCGCAGGTGGAGCAGCTATCGACTGCTACGGTATTGTTGGCATGGCTTCTCAAAAACAATTGAAAGACGGCATTACAGACCTTTTGGGAAAAGAAAACTTAAGCCGCGGTGTCGTTATAAGAGAAGAGGAAAATGACGAAATTCATATTGATATGTACATCATTGTCAGCTACGGAACGAAAATTTCAGAAGTGGCACATAATGTTCAATCTAAAGTTAAGTATCAATTGGAGCAAATGCTTGGGTTGATTATTGATTCGGTCAATATATTCGTACAAGGTGTACGGGTGACAAATCCATAG
- the rpmB gene encoding 50S ribosomal protein L28, with the protein MARKCVVTGRGPSSGNKRSHALNANKRRWGANVQKVRILVDGKPKRVYVSARALKSGKVERV; encoded by the coding sequence ATGGCACGAAAATGTGTAGTAACAGGTCGCGGACCTAGTTCCGGTAACAAACGCTCTCACGCCCTGAACGCAAACAAGCGTCGCTGGGGAGCTAATGTCCAAAAAGTACGCATCTTAGTTGATGGAAAACCAAAACGTGTTTACGTATCTGCTAGAGCGTTAAAGTCAGGAAAAGTTGAACGCGTTTAA
- the spoVM gene encoding stage V sporulation protein SpoVM: MKFYTIKLPRFLGGVIRAMLGTFKKS; this comes from the coding sequence ATGAAATTTTATACGATCAAATTGCCCAGGTTTTTAGGTGGAGTCATCCGGGCGATGCTGGGGACATTTAAGAAAAGCTAG